In the Apteryx mantelli isolate bAptMan1 chromosome 1, bAptMan1.hap1, whole genome shotgun sequence genome, one interval contains:
- the P2RY8 gene encoding P2Y purinoceptor 8: MVKNGSHLDNETLAMLQNKAISITLPVVYTLVAFISIPGNLFSLWVLCWHIKPKTPSVIFMINLSITDLMLACCFPFQITYHIQSNHWTFGKTLCSLVTVMFYSNMYSSILTMTCISIERYMGVVYPMKLIKWRRKRYALAACLGMWILLLLALYPLESTDLTYEVKELGIVTCFDVLKWDMLPNFAAWVAFLLTLFMVLFLIPFIVTVGCYIGTIRKLIQTSNRYGNKQKTRSIYLAMIVLLVFITCFAPNNFILLVHMISRLFYDKSLYPAYKLTLCLSCLNNCIDPFIYYFASKEFYQKFMQVFHPKALLSDSLENRRESLFSGRTMSARSMSSGPMDGLEGVKVYLQRQESVF, from the coding sequence ATGGTTAAAAACGGATCCCACCTGGACAATGAAACACTGGCAATGCTCCAGAATAAAGCTATCTCCATCACCCTCCCGGTGGTGTATACACTGGTGGCTTTCATCAGTATCCCTGGCAACCTGTTCTCCCTTTGGGTCCTCTGCTGGCATATCAAACCCAAAACACCTTCTGTTATCTTCATGATCAACCTGAGCATCACGGATCTCATGCTGGCCTGCTGCTTTCCCTTCCAGATTACCTATCACATCCAAAGCAATCATTGGACCTTTGGCAAGACTCTCTGCAGCCTCGTAACCGTGATGTTCTATTCCAACATGTATTCTTCAATATTGACCATGACTTGTATCAGCATCGAGCGGTACATGGGGGTGGTATATCCCATGAAGTTAATaaagtggagaagaaaaaggTATGCCCTAGCTGCCTGCCTGGGAATGTGGATTCTCTTGCTATTAGCTCTCTACCCACTAGAAAGCACAGATCTGACCTATGAAGTGAAAGAACTAGGGATTGTAACCTGTTTTGATGTCCTCAAATGGGATATGCTGCCCAACTTTGCAGCCTGGGTAGCCTTTCTCCTTACGTTATTTATGGTGCTCTTTCTGATCCCTTTCATTGTAACAGTGGGATGCTATATTGGCACCATTCGGAAGCTTATTCAGACATCTAACAGATATGGTAACAAGCAGAAGACTAGATCCATATACCTGGCAATGATAGTCCTTTTGGTATTCATCACCTGCTTCGCCCCCAATAACTTTATCCTACTTGTGCATATGATCAGCCGCCTATTTTATGACAAAAGTTTGTACCCTGCCTACAAGCTCACCTTGTGCCTCAGTTGCCTCAACAATTGTATTGATCCCTTCATTTACTACTTTGCATCCAAAGAATTTTACCAGAAATTCATGCAAGTATTTCATCCTAAGGCACTGCTCAGTGACAGCttggaaaacagaagggaaagcTTATTCtctggcaggaccatgtcagcCAGATCTATGTCAAGTGGACCTATGGATGGGTTAGAGGGAGTAAAAGTCTATTTGCAAAGGCAGGAAAGTGTTTTTTAG